One window from the genome of Brachyhypopomus gauderio isolate BG-103 unplaced genomic scaffold, BGAUD_0.2 sc82, whole genome shotgun sequence encodes:
- the rab11bb gene encoding RAB11B, member RAS oncogene family, b, producing MGTRDDEYDFLFKVVLIGDSGVGKSNLLSRFTRNEFNLESKSTIGVEFATRSIQVDGKTIKAQIWDTAGQERYRAITSAYYRGAVGALLVYDIAKHLTYENVERWLKELRDHADNNIVIMLVGNKSDLRHLRAVPTDEARAFAEKNNLSFIETSALDSTNVEEAFKNILTEIYRIVSQKQIADRSAHDESPGNNVVDISVPPTTDGQRVNKLQCCQNL from the exons ATGGGCACCAGGGACGATGAATACGATTTCTTGTTCAAAG TTGTACTTATTGGAGACTCGGGTGTCGGAAAGAGTAACCTTCTCTCCCGCTTCACACGGAACGAGTTCAACCTGGAGAGTAAGAGCACGATTGGGGTGGAGTTTGCGACCCGCAGCATCCAGGTGGACGGAAAGACGATAAAGGCGCAGATTTGGGACACAGCCGGCCAGGAGCGCTACAGGGCCATCACCTCTGC ctACTACCGGGGGGCAGTCGGAGCTCTTCTGGTGTACGACATCGCCAAGCACCTGACCTACGAGAACGTGGAGCGTTGGCTGAAGGAGCTGAGGGACCACGCCGACAACAACATCGTCATCATGCTGGTGGGCAACAAGAGTGACCTACGACACCTGAGGGCGGTGCCCACCGACGAGGCCCGAGCCTTcgcag AGAAGAATAATCTGTCATTTATCGAGACCTCAGCTCTGGATTCAACCAATGTGGAAGAGGCGTTCAAGAACATTCTCACAG AGATCTACCGCATCGTATCACAGAAGCAGATCGCAGACCGCTCGGCCCACGACGAGTCGCCGGGCAACAACGTGGTGGACATCAGCGTCCCCCCCACCACGGACGGGCAGAGAGTCAATAAACTGCAGTGCTGCCAAAACCTGTAA